Within the Candidatus Cloacimonadota bacterium genome, the region CAAAACGAAAAATCAGCGTACTATCGGAGTTCCGCAGCTTTCACAGAATTTTCCATCTTTAGGTAGTTTTGCACCACAGAAATTACAGTAAGTGCGATTTCCAGGGGTTGTTTTCAAGGGTACGCCCAAAGATCGCCCTTCACGCTTTTTCCCGCAATTGGGACAGAAAACTGCATCTGCTTCCATTTCTGCGCCGCAACGAGTACATTTATACTTCTTTTTCAAGGTACTGGCTAAAGTTTGACTGGAAGTTGCAGGAGAAGAACTTGTGGAAACCGTAGAAGTTTTAGACGCAGTAGAAGCACCTTGCGGTTGTTTCATTTTATCTTTATTTGCCTTCTGCTTTTTGCGC harbors:
- a CDS encoding zinc ribbon domain-containing protein; translation: MIITTIARKKQKANKDKMKQPQGASTASKTSTVSTSSSPATSSQTLASTLKKKYKCTRCGAEMEADAVFCPNCGKKREGRSLGVPLKTTPGNRTYCNFCGAKLPKDGKFCESCGTPIVR